DNA from Agathobaculum sp. NTUH-O15-33:
CATGGCGCGCGCCAAAACGCTGTTTGACTGGGAAAAGAAGTTCCCCGTGCGCGACATGGGGAACGGCAAGGTGCGCGCGGCGGGCGTGGCCATGGCCATGCAGGGCTCCGGTATCTCCGGGGTGGACGTGGGCTCGGCCACGGTCAAGCTCAGCGACGACGGCTTTTACAACCTGACGATCGGCGCGGCCGACATGGGCACGGGCTGCGACACGATCTTGGCGCAGATGGCGGCCGAGTGTCTGGAATGCCCGGTGGACGATATCGCCGTGTTCGGCGCGGATTCGGACGCTTCGCCCTACGATTCCGGTTCCTACGCCTCCTCCACCACCTATGTGACCGGCAAGGCGGTCGAGCAGGCGTGCGCCGAGCTGCGGGAGCGTATTTGCCGCATCGCCTCCGGCATGCTGAACTGCGCGCCGGACGAGGTGACGTTCGACGGCCGCGCCGTGCACCGGCTGGACGGAACCGCCTTTGTCGCGCTGGGCGATATCGCCGCGAAATCGATGTGCGGCAGCGAAACCGCCGCGCAGGCGACCTGCTCGCACACCTCGCCCGTTTCGCCGCCGCCCTTCATGGTCGGCATGGCGGAGATCGAGCTGGACCGGGAGACCGGCGCGGTCGAGCTGCTCGACTACGTCGCCGTGGTGGACTGCGGCACGCCGGTCAATCCAAACCTTGCCCGCGTGCAGACCGAAGGCGGACTGGTGCAGGGCATCGGCATGGCGCTCACCGAAAATGTGACCTATGACGAAAACGGCCGCATCGCGGAAAATTCGCTGATGGAATATAAGATACCCACCCGCCTCGATATGGGCCGCCTGCGCGTGGAATTTGAATCCAGCTACGAACCGACCGGGCCGTTCGGCGCGAAGTCGATCGGGGAGATCGTCATCAACACGCCTTCTCCCGCGATCGCGCACGCCGTGGCCCGCGCGACCGGCGTTTGGCACCGCGAGCTGCCCATTACGCCGGAAAAGGTTTTGATGGGGATGATGAAACGGGATGCGTAAGCATATCATATATTTAGCCGCCGGAAGCAGCCGCCGCTTTGGCGAAAACAAGCTGCTGCGCAGGATGCGGGGCGGCTGCGAGATGTACAGGTACGGGCTGGAAATGCTCTACCATACCGCCTGTGTGCGGGAGGATACGACGCTTACCGTCGTTACGCGCTATTCCGCGATTTGGCTCGAAACGCGCATCATGCCTCACCTGCGCACCGTGATGTGCCACGAGAGCGAAAAGGGGCTTTCTTATACCATCCGCGCGGGGCTGGACGCGCTGGGGCCGCTGCCGCCGGAGGATTTCGTGGTATTTGCCGTGGCCGACCAGCCGTTCCTGAGCAACACGACCGTCCATAACCTGCTGGACGCGGCCGCGCCCGGCGTGGAGGCGGCCGCGGCGACCTGCGGCAAACGGCGCGGCAACCCGGTGATGTTCTCCGCCGCGCTGGTGCCCGAGCTTTACGCGCTCACGGGCGATCAGGGCGGGCGCGAGGTGCTGCGCCGGCACCCCTATGTTTCCGTTCCGGTGCTAAGCGGCAGGGAGCTGTGCGATATCGACACGCCCGAAGCGATGAAGCTCCTGCGATAGTGGATTTTTTACAACCAAAACGGTTTTTTTCTGTTTTTTCGGGGAACACTTGACAAGAGAGGAAAAGAAGGTTATAATCTTAATTAAGATAAGCTCCTAATTAGAAAGTGGGTGATCCCATGCAAACCAGAAATACTGTTCAGCGGCAAATTGTGCTGCGCACTGTGCAAAGCATGCACGACCATCCGACCGCGGAAACGATTTACGAGGTCGTCGCCAAGGAACATCCCTCGATCAGCAAAGCCACGGTTTACCGTAATTTAAACCAGCTTGCCGCGCAGGGCGCCGTGCGCCGCGTGCCGATTCCTTCGGGCGCGGACCGGTTCGACTTCAATGTGTGCGACCACTACCATGTCCGCTGCACGGGGTGCGGCGCGGTGTTCGATGTACAGATGCCGTATCTGAACGACCTGATCGGACAGGTCGAGGACGCTTCCGGCGTTCAGGTGGACCGGTACGATATTTTATTTGAAGGCGTATGCGCCGCGTGCCGCGGGGAATAATTTCATCAATTAGGCGGGCAAAAGCCGTCTTTGAAATCTATCATAAAAGTGAGGAGAATGCTACAATGGCAAATTTAAAGGGCAGCAAGACGGAGGCCAATCTCCAGACCGCGTTCGCGGGTGAATCCATGGCGCGCAATAAGTATACCTACTTTGCATCCAAGGCGAAGAAGGACGGTTACGTTCAGATCGCTAATATTTTTGAAGAGACCGCAAACAACGAGAAGGAACACGCCAAGATGTGGTTCAAGCTGCTCAACGGCGGCATCGACGACACCGAGACCAACCTGAAGGCCGCCGCCGAGGGCGAGAACTACGAATGGACCGACATGTACGCTACCTTCGCCAAGGAAGCGCACGAGGAAGGCTTTGAGGACATCGCGTTCCTGTTCGAGGGCGTTGCCCGCATCGAGAAGGAGCACGAGGAGCGCTACCTCAAGCTGCTGAGCAATGTGCAGAACAAGCTGGTCTTCTCCAAGGACGGCGACGCGATCTGGCAGTGCTCCAACTGCGGCCACATCGTGGTAGGCAAGGAAGCGCCGCAGGTTTGCCCGGTTTGCGCGCATCCGCAGGCGTATTTTCAGGTCAAGGCCGAGAATTATTAAATTGTATTCGACAGAGACCCGTTGCTTTTCGCAACGGGCCTCTTTTTGCGCTTGCGCATTGACGCGGACGGCACACTATTGCAATCACTGAAAATGTAGGGCGCGACGCCCTCGGCGCGCCGAGAGTGAAGCACCGGGATAAGTGAGAGCATCAAACAGGCCGGTATGGCCGAGCGAAGGTACATGGTTTCAGAGGAAGTGTTACATCCCTTCGAGACGGCGCGCCGAGGGCGTCGCGCCCTACTATCTCGGTGATCGCTTTGTTTATTTGTATGCATTTCCCTTAACTAAATGACATTGGTGAGGGCACCACGCCCTACATAACGCATAACCCACAGCGTGTGTAGCGCTGCTTGACCGCAAGCGGCCGCCGTGCCTTGCAAGGGCTTTCCCACTGTGCTATAATAAAAAAATCCGAAAGGGGAGGAACGATATGGTATCAGAAAGCATGGCGGCGCTGGGCAAAAAGCGCTCGACCATTCGCGAGATTTTTGAATACGGCAACCGCCGCGCGGCCGAGGTGGGCCGCGACAATGTGTTTGATTTTTCACTCGGCAACCCCAATGTGCCCGCGCCCGATTCGGTGCGCCGCGCGATTGAGGAGCTGGCCGAGGCCGACCCGGTGGCGGCGCACGGCTATACCTCCGCGCAGGGCGACGCGGAGGTGCGGCGCACGCTCGCCGAATCGATCAACCGCCGGTTTGGCGCCGCCTACACCGGCGACTGCCTGTATCTGACGGCGGGGGCCGCCGCCGCGCTTTCGGCCGTTTTCAAGGCGCTTACCTGCCCGGGGGACGAATTTATCCTGTTCGCGCCCTATTTTCCGGAATATGTTTGTTTTCTGGAAAGCGGCGCGGGCGCGAAGTGCGTGGTCGTGCCGCCGTGCGAAACGGATTTTCAAATTGATTTCGACGCGCTGGAAGCGCGCCTGTCGCCGCGCACCAAGGGCGTGGTGGTCAATTCTCCGAACAACCCCTCGGGCGCGGTCTATTCGGAAAAAACGCTGCGGCGGCTCGCCGGTCTGCTGCGGGCCAAGGAAGCCGAATACGGCCACCCCATCTATCTGATCTCCGACGAGCCCTACCGCGAGATCGTGTACGACGGCGCGGCGGTGCCCTTCCTGCCCGCGCTGTACGCGGATACGATCGTTTGCTATTCCTACTCCAAATCGCTCTCGCTGCCCGGCGAGCGCATCGGCTATGTGCTGGTGCCGCCCGAAGCGGCGGACGCGGGCGATCTGTACGCCGCCGTTTGCGGCGCGGGCCGCGTGCTGGGCTACGTGTGCGCGCCCAGCCTGTTTCAGCGCGTCGCGGCAAAGTGCGCCGGGGAAACGGCCGATCTGAGCGTCTATGAGGAAAACCGCCGCCTGCTGTACGAGGGGCTCACCGCCTGCGGTTTTTCCTGCGTTAAGCCCGGCGGCGCGTTTTACATGTTCCCGCGCTCGCTCGAACCGGACGACGTCGCCTTCTGCGAACGCGCGAAAAAATACGACCTGCTGCTCGTGCCCGGCGCCGACTTCGGCGCGCCCGGTCATGTGCGCATTTCCTACTGCGTCAAAACCGAAACGATCCGCCGCGCGCTGCCCCTGTTTGAAAAGCTCGCCGCGGAGTACCGTTGATGCTTTGTATGAACTGCATATAAACAAACGGTTAAAACTATGTGAACTGCTGAAACACTTTGTCGATATTGCACAAAATAAAGCTTCTTCTGTTATGCAAGGTTCATAAACTCTGCCGCTTGCATTTCCTTCTTATTCCGGGTATGATAGTACCAGAGATCAGGAAGAGCGATCTCAAGTAAACGGAAGAAAGGAGCGAATGCAGTATGTTTAAGGGTTTCTTTGACGATCTGGTCGCTGCCCGTATGATGGATCTGGACGGCGCTCGCATCAAGACCAACACCCCCCGCAAGGCCCGCCGCGCTTCCAAGTAAGTAAAGTGACGGCAGGGTGATTGCCTGCCCCAGAAGGAGCTTGCAAAACCAATGACAACTGAACAGAGTCAGTGAAAGGCCTACCGATCGATCGTCGATGCGGTAGGCCTTTGTCTGTTGCGAAAAAAACGTAAAAATGGTATACTGCATGCAGGGCGGGGGGATATGGAATGGAACAAAAGAAAATCGCGGGCGATTTGAAAACGCTCGTTTTGCCGGCGGTGCTGTGCACCGCGCTGTGGGGCAGCGCCGCGCCGTGCGTCAAATCGGGCTACCGGCTGTTTTCCGTGGCGGCGGGCGATACCGCTTCGCAGCTCGTGTTCGCGGGCTGGCGCTTTTTGCTGGCCGGGCTGCTGGTGCTGCTGGTGAACGGCCTGCGGGGCCGCCGCGTCGCGCCGAAGCGCACCGAGCTTGCGCCCATCGCCGCGCTGTGCCTTTTTCAAACAATCTTGCAGTATATCTGCTATTATATTGGCCTGTCGCAGACGACCGGGGTCAAGGGTTCGGTGCTTTCGGGCACGCAGACCTTTTTCGCCGTGCTGCTCGCGCATTTGCTGCTGCGGGACGACAAGCTGACGCGCTTTAAGGCGCTCGGCTGCGCCTTGGGCTTTGCGGGCGTGGTGGTGCTGAACGCGGGCGGCGGGCTGGGCGGTTTTTCGTGGGGCGACGGGCTGGTGCTGCTCTCCGCCGTGTCGGCGGGCGCGGGCGCGCTGGTTTCCCGCGTGGTCACGCCCGGCCGCGATCCCATGCTGCTGACCGGCTGGCAGCTCGCCGCGGGCGGCGGCCTGCTGCTCGCCTT
Protein-coding regions in this window:
- a CDS encoding nucleotidyltransferase family protein, producing the protein MRKHIIYLAAGSSRRFGENKLLRRMRGGCEMYRYGLEMLYHTACVREDTTLTVVTRYSAIWLETRIMPHLRTVMCHESEKGLSYTIRAGLDALGPLPPEDFVVFAVADQPFLSNTTVHNLLDAAAPGVEAAAATCGKRRGNPVMFSAALVPELYALTGDQGGREVLRRHPYVSVPVLSGRELCDIDTPEAMKLLR
- a CDS encoding Fur family transcriptional regulator, with amino-acid sequence MQTRNTVQRQIVLRTVQSMHDHPTAETIYEVVAKEHPSISKATVYRNLNQLAAQGAVRRVPIPSGADRFDFNVCDHYHVRCTGCGAVFDVQMPYLNDLIGQVEDASGVQVDRYDILFEGVCAACRGE
- the rbr gene encoding rubrerythrin; translation: MANLKGSKTEANLQTAFAGESMARNKYTYFASKAKKDGYVQIANIFEETANNEKEHAKMWFKLLNGGIDDTETNLKAAAEGENYEWTDMYATFAKEAHEEGFEDIAFLFEGVARIEKEHEERYLKLLSNVQNKLVFSKDGDAIWQCSNCGHIVVGKEAPQVCPVCAHPQAYFQVKAENY
- a CDS encoding pyridoxal phosphate-dependent aminotransferase, which codes for MVSESMAALGKKRSTIREIFEYGNRRAAEVGRDNVFDFSLGNPNVPAPDSVRRAIEELAEADPVAAHGYTSAQGDAEVRRTLAESINRRFGAAYTGDCLYLTAGAAAALSAVFKALTCPGDEFILFAPYFPEYVCFLESGAGAKCVVVPPCETDFQIDFDALEARLSPRTKGVVVNSPNNPSGAVYSEKTLRRLAGLLRAKEAEYGHPIYLISDEPYREIVYDGAAVPFLPALYADTIVCYSYSKSLSLPGERIGYVLVPPEAADAGDLYAAVCGAGRVLGYVCAPSLFQRVAAKCAGETADLSVYEENRRLLYEGLTACGFSCVKPGGAFYMFPRSLEPDDVAFCERAKKYDLLLVPGADFGAPGHVRISYCVKTETIRRALPLFEKLAAEYR
- a CDS encoding DMT family transporter; protein product: MEQKKIAGDLKTLVLPAVLCTALWGSAAPCVKSGYRLFSVAAGDTASQLVFAGWRFLLAGLLVLLVNGLRGRRVAPKRTELAPIAALCLFQTILQYICYYIGLSQTTGVKGSVLSGTQTFFAVLLAHLLLRDDKLTRFKALGCALGFAGVVVLNAGGGLGGFSWGDGLVLLSAVSAGAGALVSRVVTPGRDPMLLTGWQLAAGGGLLLAFGMARGGALGTVSPAGVALLGYMVVLSAVAFSVWTALLGKFQVGRVTLFSFCIPVFGAVFSALVLGETIFTLRNLAALLLVCVGIAAANYTRAKPAR